A genomic stretch from Sphingomonas sp. HDW15A includes:
- a CDS encoding Pycsar system effector family protein produces MSEGKSAIEPSKVPLTPDERRLLGIGHPDYEFPKEVHNLLMAANQTNMTLSEMADSKASILLGASFVVFSLSIGSIAEGKINFPMLVLTLFSFIATIFGVLTVRPNRMVKARVPIPGKKVNILFFGSYIDCPREEYVDEVMRVLSSEEETYRRLARDLWDHGHVLRDNKYRWLYWSFTFFLYGMVVTAVALIVQLVFLN; encoded by the coding sequence ATGAGTGAAGGCAAGTCCGCTATCGAGCCGTCAAAGGTTCCGCTAACGCCTGACGAGCGCCGTTTGCTTGGAATTGGCCATCCGGATTACGAATTCCCCAAGGAGGTCCACAACCTCCTGATGGCGGCCAACCAAACGAACATGACCCTGTCGGAAATGGCCGACTCCAAGGCTTCGATCCTGCTCGGTGCAAGTTTCGTTGTCTTCTCGCTCTCCATCGGCAGCATTGCCGAGGGCAAGATCAATTTCCCGATGCTGGTGCTGACGCTCTTCTCATTCATTGCGACGATCTTCGGAGTCCTCACCGTCAGGCCCAACCGGATGGTCAAGGCCAGGGTCCCGATACCGGGTAAGAAGGTCAATATCCTGTTCTTCGGAAGCTATATCGACTGCCCGCGCGAGGAATATGTCGACGAAGTGATGCGGGTATTGTCTTCCGAAGAAGAAACCTATCGCCGGCTGGCGCGAGATCTGTGGGACCATGGCCACGTCCTTCGCGACAACAAATATCGATGGCTCTACTGGAGCTTCACATTCTTCCTGTACGGAATGGTCGTCACCGCCGTTGCGCTGATTGTCCAGCTCGTCTTCCTGAACTAA
- a CDS encoding GNAT family N-acetyltransferase: MFARTERLLLRPGWAEDAPALARAIADEMIVRNLANAPWPYGLAEAEAFLAAPKDPILPNFLLFARTDGDPVLVGSCGLIRKASGAIALGYWIARDHWGRGYATEAGRQLIEIARTIGIERLDASYFVDNPASGRVLEKLGFMATGLRGPQFSCARGHEAEAVLMRQWLVADAEGEGALAA, translated from the coding sequence GTGTTCGCACGTACCGAACGTTTGTTGCTTCGTCCGGGCTGGGCCGAAGATGCGCCCGCATTGGCAAGAGCCATTGCCGACGAGATGATCGTCCGCAATCTGGCGAACGCTCCGTGGCCTTATGGGCTTGCGGAGGCGGAAGCGTTTCTTGCAGCGCCGAAAGACCCCATTCTCCCGAATTTCCTGCTGTTCGCGCGAACCGACGGCGATCCCGTACTGGTCGGCTCCTGCGGCCTGATTCGAAAGGCGTCTGGCGCAATCGCCCTTGGGTACTGGATTGCGCGCGACCATTGGGGCCGCGGCTACGCGACCGAGGCGGGCCGGCAGCTCATCGAGATCGCGCGAACGATTGGAATCGAGCGGCTCGACGCCTCTTATTTCGTAGACAATCCGGCGTCCGGACGGGTGCTTGAAAAGCTCGGCTTCATGGCAACAGGCCTCCGCGGTCCGCAATTCAGTTGCGCGCGAGGTCACGAGGCAGAAGCCGTGTTGATGCGGCAGTGGCTCGTCGCCGATGCAGAAGGTGAAGGCGCGCTGGCGGCCTAG
- a CDS encoding serine hydrolase, which yields MRSKLSWAASAALVLAGPAAALPADFKAKADALLAESFPADGPGAIVLVTEKGRAAYASGRGLADVEAGKPLDPAMPMRLGSITKQFTAAMVLKLAEEGRLSLDDPLSKFLPDYPQPGAAATVRQLLNHTSGIRSYTGIPGVMISRADKKHSTSDMIALFRHAPPEFAAGKDWAYNNSGYVLLGAIIEQVTRKPWYAALNEEIIRPLGLRSIRYGGLENGEKGIAKPYTRQGDKVVPALPIDMSFPHAAGALVGTTADLSAWARALHQGKVIGKASYSQMIAPTKIGDRTVPYGYGLAPGKVRGRNLVGHDGGIYGFQTDGIYLPAEDIYVAVFANSDQSASDPEIVSRKLAALAVGDPFEELKEAPLNAQAVEPFLGVYRTADAERTFFLKNGKLFTKRKGNSALPVLPAVGNRFFYPDSLTWFAIERGADGMPVMQFHTDGERAAVPAVYAGPVPPEPAAVALPRADLERLAGNYQGPLPIVVGIDEKGQLTLKFGPQPITHLIAESPTMFRVEEVDAKVEFKLDGGKASELLIHQGGRALPAKRKD from the coding sequence ATGCGTTCGAAACTATCATGGGCCGCTTCCGCGGCGCTCGTGCTGGCAGGCCCGGCGGCCGCACTTCCGGCCGATTTCAAGGCGAAGGCGGATGCCTTGCTGGCTGAATCTTTCCCTGCGGACGGTCCTGGCGCGATTGTGCTCGTGACGGAGAAAGGACGGGCTGCCTACGCGTCGGGCCGGGGCCTGGCCGACGTCGAAGCGGGCAAGCCACTGGACCCGGCGATGCCGATGAGGCTGGGCTCAATCACCAAGCAGTTCACGGCAGCCATGGTGCTGAAGCTCGCCGAAGAGGGCAGACTCTCGCTCGACGATCCACTTTCCAAATTCCTTCCGGATTATCCGCAACCGGGCGCTGCGGCGACCGTTCGGCAATTGCTCAACCACACCAGCGGCATTCGCAGCTACACCGGCATTCCCGGGGTGATGATCTCTCGCGCGGACAAGAAGCACAGCACGTCTGACATGATTGCGCTATTCAGGCACGCTCCGCCGGAGTTCGCCGCAGGCAAGGACTGGGCGTACAATAATTCGGGATACGTGCTGCTGGGCGCGATCATCGAACAGGTCACCCGCAAGCCCTGGTACGCCGCGCTCAATGAGGAGATCATTCGCCCGCTCGGTCTCAGATCGATCCGTTACGGCGGATTGGAGAATGGCGAGAAGGGAATCGCCAAACCGTACACCCGACAGGGCGACAAGGTCGTGCCCGCACTCCCGATCGACATGAGCTTTCCACATGCGGCGGGAGCATTGGTCGGCACGACCGCCGACCTTTCTGCCTGGGCGCGAGCACTCCACCAGGGCAAGGTGATCGGCAAGGCAAGCTATTCGCAGATGATCGCACCGACGAAGATCGGTGATCGCACTGTCCCCTATGGGTACGGGCTCGCTCCAGGGAAGGTGCGCGGCCGCAACCTCGTCGGCCATGATGGCGGCATTTACGGCTTCCAGACCGATGGGATCTACCTCCCAGCCGAAGATATCTATGTCGCGGTATTCGCCAATTCCGACCAGTCGGCTTCGGATCCGGAAATCGTCAGCCGAAAGCTGGCGGCTCTGGCGGTTGGCGATCCCTTTGAAGAACTGAAGGAAGCGCCACTCAACGCACAGGCGGTCGAACCGTTTCTCGGCGTTTACCGAACTGCGGATGCCGAGCGGACCTTCTTTCTGAAGAACGGCAAGCTGTTCACCAAGCGGAAGGGCAATTCGGCGCTGCCGGTGCTTCCGGCGGTGGGGAACCGCTTTTTCTACCCTGACAGCCTTACCTGGTTCGCGATCGAGCGGGGCGCGGATGGAATGCCGGTCATGCAGTTCCACACCGATGGCGAGCGAGCGGCGGTGCCGGCAGTCTATGCTGGTCCCGTTCCGCCGGAACCGGCAGCGGTCGCGCTACCCCGAGCCGATCTTGAGCGGTTGGCCGGGAATTATCAGGGACCGCTGCCGATCGTCGTCGGAATCGACGAGAAGGGCCAGCTGACGCTCAAGTTCGGGCCTCAACCAATCACGCACCTGATCGCCGAGAGCCCCACCATGTTCCGGGTCGAGGAAGTCGACGCCAAGGTCGAGTTCAAGCTGGACGGCGGAAAGGCCAGCGAGCTGCTGATCCACCAGGGCGGACGCGCGCTTCCAGCCAAGCGGAAGGACTAA
- the obgE gene encoding GTPase ObgE, whose product MHFLDQAKIFIRSGAGGPGAVSFRREKFVEFGGPDGGNGGKGGDIVFEAVPGLNTLIDFRYTQHFRAPRGKGGAGRNMTGAGGEDLVVKVPVGTQILADDEERTLLADLTKVGQRLTFLKGGDGGRGNASYKTSTNRAPRQHQVGWPGEEMYVWLRLKLLADVGLVGLPNAGKSTFINAVTNTNAKVGAYAFTTTRPQLGVVSHKGREFVVADIPGLIEGAAEGAGIGDRFLGHIERCRVLLHLVDANDVDVATSYNVVRGELEAYGAGLEDKPVVLALNKMDTIDAELVEALSAELREASGMPVYPISAAGGIGLEPLLDALLEHVEGPVEDKPAEAEEAKPWSPL is encoded by the coding sequence ATGCATTTTCTCGACCAGGCCAAGATTTTCATCCGCTCCGGCGCCGGGGGCCCGGGGGCGGTCAGCTTCCGGCGCGAGAAGTTTGTCGAGTTTGGCGGGCCGGATGGCGGTAACGGCGGCAAGGGCGGCGATATCGTCTTCGAGGCGGTGCCTGGCCTCAACACGCTGATCGACTTTCGTTACACCCAGCATTTCCGCGCCCCGCGCGGCAAGGGCGGCGCCGGCCGCAACATGACCGGCGCGGGGGGCGAAGACCTGGTCGTCAAGGTACCGGTTGGGACGCAAATTCTCGCCGATGACGAGGAGCGCACCTTGCTTGCCGATCTAACGAAGGTCGGACAGCGCCTGACCTTCCTGAAGGGCGGCGATGGCGGCCGCGGCAACGCGAGTTACAAGACTTCGACCAATCGCGCGCCGCGCCAGCACCAGGTCGGTTGGCCAGGAGAGGAAATGTACGTCTGGCTGCGCCTGAAATTGCTTGCCGACGTCGGTCTGGTGGGCCTTCCGAACGCAGGAAAGTCCACTTTCATCAATGCCGTCACAAACACCAACGCCAAGGTCGGCGCCTACGCTTTCACCACCACGCGACCACAGCTCGGTGTCGTCAGCCACAAGGGACGCGAATTCGTCGTCGCCGACATTCCAGGCCTGATCGAGGGCGCGGCGGAAGGTGCGGGGATCGGCGATCGCTTCCTCGGTCATATCGAGCGCTGCCGGGTGCTGCTGCACCTTGTCGATGCGAACGATGTGGACGTGGCCACCAGCTACAATGTCGTTCGCGGCGAGCTGGAAGCATATGGCGCGGGTCTCGAGGACAAGCCCGTCGTCCTTGCGCTCAATAAGATGGACACGATCGATGCGGAACTGGTCGAGGCCCTGTCCGCCGAACTGCGCGAGGCCAGCGGCATGCCGGTCTACCCGATCAGCGCCGCCGGCGGAATCGGTCTGGAACCGTTGCTCGATGCCCTGCTCGAGCACGTCGAGGGCCCGGTCGAAGACAAGCCTGCCGAGGCCGAGGAGGCCAAGCCCTGGTCGCCGCTCTAA
- the hspQ gene encoding heat shock protein HspQ, with protein MAILEGMIIERHNENHDYPAARFGIGDVVRHRLLDFRGVIFDVDPEFANTDDWYEAIPEEIRPSKDQPFYHLLAENSDSSYIAYVSQQNLVADEENGEVDHPAIDGLFEGFSKGRYKLKPHHRH; from the coding sequence ATGGCCATATTGGAAGGCATGATTATTGAGCGTCACAACGAGAATCACGATTACCCCGCCGCCCGATTCGGCATCGGCGACGTGGTCCGCCATCGTCTGCTCGATTTTCGCGGCGTGATCTTCGACGTCGATCCGGAATTCGCCAATACCGACGACTGGTACGAGGCGATCCCCGAGGAGATCCGGCCATCGAAGGACCAGCCGTTCTACCACCTGCTCGCCGAGAATTCGGATTCGAGTTACATCGCCTACGTCAGCCAGCAGAACCTGGTGGCGGACGAAGAGAATGGCGAAGTCGATCACCCGGCAATCGACGGCCTGTTCGAAGGCTTTTCCAAGGGCCGCTACAAGCTCAAGCCCCACCACCGCCATTAG
- a CDS encoding aminotransferase class I/II-fold pyridoxal phosphate-dependent enzyme, which yields MSDLFSKFDPLIETREQLLATGLTDPFGLVMEEVVSPTVAICNGKRTILLGTYNYMGMTFDPEVIAAGKQALDEYGSGTTGSRVLNGTYAGHKACEEALKDFYAMDHAMVFSTGYQANLGIISTIAGKEDYIVLDIDSHASIYDGCAMGNAQVVPFRHNDLDAMEKRLARIPEDAGKLVVLEGVYSMLGDIAPLDKMVPIAKKYGAMVLVDEAHSMGFIGEHGRGVAEAQGVLDQVDFVIGTFSKSVGTVGGFCVSNHPKFEIMRLVCRPYVFTASLPPSVVATAATSIRKLMGAKDKRDHLWENSKRLHGGLRQLGFKLGTEEPQSAIIAVIMPDLERGAAMWEALLHEGLYVNLARPPATPSGMTLLRCSLCAEHSTEQVGEILGMFERAGRATGCIS from the coding sequence GTGAGCGACCTCTTCTCGAAATTCGACCCACTAATTGAAACCCGCGAGCAGCTGCTCGCAACGGGACTTACCGACCCCTTCGGACTCGTTATGGAAGAGGTCGTCTCGCCGACCGTCGCGATCTGCAACGGCAAGCGCACGATCCTGCTCGGCACCTACAATTACATGGGCATGACGTTCGATCCCGAAGTCATAGCTGCTGGCAAGCAGGCACTCGACGAGTATGGGTCGGGAACGACCGGAAGCCGGGTCCTCAACGGCACTTATGCCGGGCACAAGGCTTGCGAGGAAGCGCTCAAGGATTTCTACGCCATGGATCATGCCATGGTGTTCTCCACCGGCTACCAGGCCAATCTCGGGATCATTTCGACCATCGCGGGCAAGGAGGACTACATCGTCCTCGACATCGACAGCCATGCGTCGATCTACGACGGCTGCGCGATGGGCAACGCCCAGGTCGTCCCGTTTCGCCATAACGACCTCGACGCGATGGAAAAGCGGCTGGCGCGAATCCCTGAGGACGCCGGCAAGCTGGTTGTCCTGGAAGGCGTTTATTCGATGCTCGGCGACATCGCGCCGCTCGACAAGATGGTCCCAATTGCGAAAAAATATGGCGCCATGGTGCTGGTCGACGAAGCCCACTCGATGGGTTTCATCGGCGAACATGGCCGCGGCGTCGCCGAGGCCCAGGGCGTTCTTGACCAGGTCGACTTCGTGATCGGCACCTTTTCAAAGTCGGTCGGCACTGTCGGTGGTTTCTGCGTATCCAACCACCCCAAGTTCGAGATCATGCGGCTGGTCTGCCGCCCCTATGTCTTCACCGCCTCGCTGCCACCGAGCGTCGTGGCAACCGCAGCGACATCGATCCGCAAGCTGATGGGCGCCAAGGACAAGCGCGACCATCTGTGGGAAAATAGCAAGCGGCTTCACGGCGGGCTTCGCCAGCTCGGCTTCAAGCTTGGGACCGAGGAGCCGCAATCCGCCATCATCGCCGTCATCATGCCGGATCTCGAGCGGGGCGCGGCCATGTGGGAAGCCCTGCTTCATGAGGGACTTTACGTGAACCTCGCCCGCCCGCCAGCCACGCCCTCCGGAATGACGCTGTTGCGCTGCTCGCTCTGTGCCGAACATTCAACCGAACAGGTCGGCGAGATTCTCGGCATGTTCGAACGCGCCGGACGCGCGACCGGCTGCATATCCTGA
- a CDS encoding NAD-dependent epimerase/dehydratase family protein: protein MTGATGFVGTRLIDQVVASGHSAHALTRREQACREDVTWISGSLEDSGSLDRLCAGADAIVHVAGVINAPDMAGFEAGNVGGTANVVEAAKRNAVRRFVHVSSLAAREPRLSQYGASKARSEHLVRASGLDWVIVRPPAVYGPGDRETLELFRMAKRGLMLMPPEGKLSLIHVDDLARLLVALADPAAPAQMLIEPDDAHPGGYTHRQFASLLASAFGTNAKIFSAPSAVVRAAARLDRLVRGRNAKLTPDRASYFCHPDWVVSPELAAPKSVWSPRIATRVGIRDTARWYEAIGWL from the coding sequence ATTACCGGAGCAACCGGCTTCGTCGGTACGCGCCTGATCGATCAGGTTGTGGCATCGGGCCACTCCGCGCACGCGCTCACTCGTCGCGAGCAGGCTTGCCGCGAAGACGTGACGTGGATCTCCGGCTCGCTTGAGGATTCCGGGAGTCTTGACCGACTCTGCGCCGGTGCCGACGCCATCGTCCACGTTGCAGGGGTGATCAATGCGCCCGACATGGCCGGATTCGAGGCAGGCAATGTCGGCGGCACCGCCAATGTCGTCGAAGCAGCGAAAAGAAACGCCGTCCGTCGCTTCGTGCATGTGTCGTCACTCGCTGCTCGCGAGCCCAGACTCTCGCAGTACGGCGCCAGCAAGGCACGGTCGGAGCATCTGGTCCGTGCATCCGGCCTGGATTGGGTGATCGTCAGGCCCCCTGCCGTCTATGGGCCCGGCGACCGCGAAACCCTTGAGCTTTTCCGCATGGCAAAGCGCGGCCTGATGCTAATGCCGCCTGAGGGGAAGCTCTCTCTGATCCACGTCGATGACCTCGCCCGACTGCTGGTCGCGCTCGCCGATCCGGCGGCTCCGGCACAGATGCTAATCGAGCCAGACGATGCCCATCCCGGCGGCTATACGCACCGCCAGTTCGCGTCGCTGCTCGCTTCAGCCTTTGGAACGAACGCTAAAATCTTTTCCGCCCCGTCGGCGGTTGTCAGGGCTGCCGCCCGCCTCGATCGACTCGTTCGCGGCAGAAATGCCAAGCTGACGCCCGATCGCGCGAGCTATTTCTGTCACCCCGACTGGGTTGTCAGCCCCGAGCTGGCCGCCCCGAAATCGGTCTGGTCGCCGCGGATCGCCACGCGGGTTGGCATCCGCGACACGGCCCGCTGGTATGAAGCGATAGGCTGGCTTTAG
- the rpmA gene encoding 50S ribosomal protein L27 produces the protein MAHKKAGGSSRNGRDSESKRLGVKKFGGESVTAGNIIVRQRGTKWYPGDNVGLGKDHTLFALCDGRVAFRDGKLGRKYVHIEMMAAQAAK, from the coding sequence ATGGCACATAAGAAAGCTGGCGGCTCGTCGCGTAACGGCCGCGATTCAGAATCGAAGCGCCTTGGCGTGAAGAAGTTCGGCGGCGAGAGCGTCACTGCCGGAAACATCATCGTGCGCCAGCGCGGCACGAAGTGGTACCCGGGCGACAACGTCGGCCTGGGCAAGGACCATACGCTTTTTGCTCTTTGTGATGGCCGCGTCGCGTTTCGCGACGGCAAGCTTGGCCGCAAGTACGTCCACATTGAGATGATGGCGGCACAAGCAGCAAAATAG
- a CDS encoding metal-dependent hydrolase, with amino-acid sequence MVSAASVANSGRSPADLTITPRDFRFGRDENTARWWHGGNPYASALYNALSATFPKGEAFFIESVRRYMTHVPARLGEEIKAFTTQEVIHSREHAAFNKRAIDAGYDLTKLDARIDKRLALIRSKPPIAALAATMVLEHFTAILAHELLANPKHLTGADKASGDLWRWHAAEEIEHKGVAYDTWLAATKDWPRFKRWSVKAKVMLLVTSHFFPDRLRGAAELLRQDGITGFRAWAGLIRYGFFSPGMFRKILGAWASFFLPGFHPWNHDDRHLIAGFDLGGDYGQTPARKVRRARAAA; translated from the coding sequence ATGGTGTCTGCCGCAAGCGTAGCGAATTCAGGCCGCAGCCCGGCCGACTTGACGATTACCCCACGCGACTTTCGATTCGGCCGCGACGAGAACACTGCGCGCTGGTGGCATGGCGGCAATCCGTACGCGAGCGCCCTTTATAATGCGCTCTCCGCGACATTCCCGAAGGGCGAGGCTTTTTTCATCGAGAGCGTCCGCCGATACATGACCCATGTTCCTGCCCGCCTCGGCGAGGAGATCAAGGCGTTCACCACCCAGGAAGTCATTCACAGCCGGGAACATGCCGCCTTCAATAAGCGGGCGATCGATGCAGGCTATGACCTCACCAAGCTTGATGCTCGAATCGACAAGCGGCTCGCGCTGATCAGGTCGAAGCCGCCGATCGCAGCTTTGGCGGCGACGATGGTGCTTGAGCATTTCACGGCCATCCTTGCTCACGAGTTGCTCGCCAACCCGAAACACCTAACGGGCGCCGACAAGGCGAGCGGCGACCTGTGGCGGTGGCATGCCGCCGAGGAGATCGAGCACAAAGGCGTCGCCTACGATACGTGGTTGGCGGCGACGAAGGACTGGCCGCGCTTCAAGCGCTGGTCCGTCAAGGCGAAGGTCATGTTGCTGGTCACCAGCCACTTCTTCCCGGATCGCTTGAGAGGTGCCGCCGAGCTATTGAGGCAGGACGGGATCACCGGCTTTCGCGCTTGGGCGGGGCTCATACGCTACGGCTTCTTTTCGCCGGGGATGTTCCGCAAGATTCTTGGGGCCTGGGCAAGCTTCTTCCTTCCCGGATTTCACCCCTGGAACCACGACGACCGCCATCTCATCGCCGGTTTCGACCTCGGCGGCGATTACGGTCAGACTCCGGCCAGGAAGGTGAGACGCGCCCGCGCGGCGGCCTAG
- a CDS encoding acyl carrier protein, producing the protein MTDRDDNARKIIALIEPYNKKGIAVTEATRFAQDLEWDSLTVLDFVANIEDEFDILITMNQQAEIETVGQLIDAVGELSEGK; encoded by the coding sequence ATGACCGACCGTGACGACAACGCGCGCAAAATCATTGCGCTTATTGAACCATATAACAAAAAGGGCATCGCCGTCACTGAGGCCACGCGCTTCGCACAGGACCTGGAGTGGGACAGCCTCACCGTCCTGGATTTCGTTGCCAACATCGAAGACGAGTTCGACATCCTCATCACCATGAACCAGCAGGCCGAGATCGAGACGGTCGGCCAGCTCATCGATGCGGTCGGCGAACTCAGCGAGGGCAAGTGA
- a CDS encoding TetR family transcriptional regulator: MSIVRKRLSQEESRTAAIAAARQLLRDEGAAAVTLKAVAGRVGRTHANLLHHFGSAAGLHRALAESIAATVAQSIGDAIGKRRRGEAQVRDVVDAMFDAFRAEQVGELIGWIALTRQREALTPVTDTVAAILADFRAEGDMRAMDQVILGLVLLAIGDSLVGPEIAAATGDDPAAVRDIAVAQVRALVGAD, translated from the coding sequence ATGTCAATAGTTCGTAAACGGTTGAGCCAGGAAGAGAGCCGGACTGCCGCAATCGCGGCTGCCCGCCAGTTGCTTCGCGACGAAGGCGCGGCAGCGGTGACACTCAAGGCCGTCGCCGGCCGGGTGGGCCGGACCCATGCGAATCTCCTTCACCATTTCGGTTCGGCTGCCGGGCTTCACCGCGCCCTGGCCGAAAGCATCGCGGCGACGGTCGCTCAATCGATCGGGGACGCGATCGGCAAGCGGCGCCGCGGCGAAGCGCAGGTGCGCGACGTCGTCGACGCCATGTTCGACGCCTTCCGGGCCGAGCAGGTCGGCGAATTGATCGGCTGGATCGCGCTCACCCGCCAGCGCGAGGCACTGACCCCCGTCACGGACACGGTTGCGGCGATTCTCGCCGACTTCCGCGCCGAGGGCGACATGCGGGCGATGGACCAGGTAATCCTTGGCCTCGTCCTGCTGGCCATCGGCGACAGCCTTGTCGGGCCCGAGATCGCCGCGGCCACCGGTGATGACCCGGCCGCCGTCCGCGACATTGCGGTTGCGCAGGTTCGCGCGCTGGTCGGCGCGGATTAG
- a CDS encoding Pycsar system effector family protein, translating into METLEKRKFGGDAIQAIRTASQAHYHLSAMADRKASLLLGASFVVLTISVSQATQRGGELPPAMLLLGITAFLSALIAAIAVMPAIHSGPAQHGERNLMFFGGFADMSEREYVDEMLDRLADQPRFLEMVARDVYQNGQVLAHKKYRLLRIAYSIFIVGLIASVLAFAVSGIQ; encoded by the coding sequence ATGGAGACGCTGGAAAAGCGGAAGTTTGGGGGCGATGCGATCCAAGCGATCCGCACCGCGAGCCAGGCGCATTACCATCTTTCGGCGATGGCTGACCGCAAGGCCAGCCTGCTGCTCGGCGCGTCGTTCGTCGTGCTCACGATCAGCGTCAGCCAAGCGACGCAGCGCGGCGGTGAGCTGCCACCGGCGATGCTTCTGCTGGGGATTACGGCTTTCCTGTCCGCACTCATCGCGGCAATCGCCGTGATGCCGGCAATCCACAGCGGCCCGGCCCAGCATGGGGAGCGCAATCTGATGTTCTTCGGCGGTTTCGCCGACATGAGCGAGAGGGAATATGTCGACGAGATGCTCGACAGGCTGGCCGACCAACCCCGCTTCCTCGAGATGGTCGCCCGCGACGTCTACCAGAATGGGCAGGTGCTCGCGCACAAGAAATATCGCTTGCTTCGCATTGCCTATTCGATCTTCATCGTCGGCCTGATCGCGAGCGTACTCGCGTTCGCGGTCAGCGGTATCCAGTGA
- a CDS encoding retropepsin-like aspartic protease — protein sequence MIRIILGSLAMATACPALSAPLELLDSGHPVTEVSLNDQNGFRFVIDTAASASAVTPDLVRKRPAIFGKGNVAQLAGAAGQVGITTLRVSSLSVDGKQHSNLVVAALPPSPVDKLGVDGILGADVLAGHVVDLDLANGKWSLSATLDPAVTGQFPSPIPFTFSQGRAPVVPVTLNGKELRAILDTGAKGTIMNWAAARLLGLDKKDVLKDGAPVGGATGSAADVRSTTVPELTLGSVTRTSMKVRIADLPVFQASGFKPDEPVVLLGIDAFANGRLIVDYPGMRLFHQAGRS from the coding sequence GTGATTCGAATAATCCTTGGATCGCTAGCGATGGCAACCGCGTGTCCGGCACTTTCAGCGCCACTCGAGTTGCTGGACTCGGGCCATCCGGTGACCGAAGTTTCGCTCAACGATCAAAACGGCTTCCGGTTCGTCATCGATACCGCAGCAAGCGCGTCCGCAGTCACTCCCGATCTCGTGCGGAAGCGGCCCGCAATCTTCGGGAAGGGCAATGTTGCGCAATTGGCTGGTGCCGCGGGCCAGGTTGGCATCACGACGCTGCGTGTTTCGTCCCTGTCGGTCGATGGCAAGCAACATTCCAATCTCGTCGTCGCAGCGCTTCCTCCCAGCCCGGTCGACAAGCTAGGCGTCGACGGGATCCTGGGCGCTGACGTTCTGGCCGGGCACGTCGTCGATCTGGACCTGGCCAACGGAAAGTGGAGCCTGTCGGCGACTCTTGATCCTGCAGTCACCGGACAATTTCCAAGCCCCATACCTTTCACTTTTTCGCAAGGGCGGGCTCCAGTCGTTCCAGTAACTCTCAACGGCAAGGAATTGCGCGCAATCCTCGACACCGGCGCGAAGGGCACGATCATGAACTGGGCGGCGGCAAGACTCCTCGGTCTCGATAAGAAGGATGTTTTGAAAGACGGCGCGCCGGTCGGCGGAGCGACGGGTTCGGCAGCGGACGTTCGCTCTACAACGGTCCCGGAGCTGACTTTGGGCAGCGTTACACGGACCTCGATGAAGGTCCGGATCGCCGATCTTCCCGTCTTTCAGGCGTCGGGCTTCAAGCCCGATGAGCCGGTGGTGCTGTTGGGAATCGACGCTTTCGCTAATGGACGCCTGATTGTCGACTATCCGGGCATGCGCCTGTTCCATCAGGCCGGCCGGAGTTGA
- the rplU gene encoding 50S ribosomal protein L21 — protein MFAIVRTGGKQYRVAPGDKIVVEKLAGEAGDNIDLTDVLLAGDGGDLKSTGGLTVAAKIVAQAKGEKVTVFKKRRRHNYRRKKGHRQQHTILEIVSIGGKSAAKKAEAKPAAEKKAEAAPAKVEKAAKPAAKKEAAPKASTKDAAPAKAADKKAAPKATPKKK, from the coding sequence ATGTTCGCAATCGTGCGCACGGGCGGCAAGCAATATCGCGTTGCCCCGGGAGACAAGATCGTCGTCGAGAAGCTGGCCGGCGAGGCTGGCGACAACATCGACCTCACCGACGTGCTGCTCGCCGGCGACGGCGGTGACCTCAAGTCGACCGGCGGCCTTACCGTCGCGGCGAAGATCGTGGCCCAGGCCAAGGGTGAAAAGGTGACGGTGTTCAAGAAGCGCCGCCGCCACAATTATCGCCGCAAGAAGGGCCATCGCCAGCAGCACACGATTCTCGAAATCGTGTCGATCGGCGGCAAGAGCGCCGCCAAGAAGGCGGAGGCTAAGCCGGCCGCAGAGAAGAAGGCCGAGGCTGCGCCCGCGAAGGTGGAGAAGGCTGCAAAGCCCGCCGCCAAGAAGGAAGCCGCCCCCAAGGCGTCGACAAAGGATGCTGCACCTGCTAAGGCTGCGGACAAGAAGGCGGCTCCCAAGGCCACCCCGAAAAAGAAGTAA